A window of Carassius carassius chromosome 44, fCarCar2.1, whole genome shotgun sequence contains these coding sequences:
- the comp gene encoding cartilage oligomeric matrix protein — protein MLWTLLFSCSFYLHAALVSAQGVSRDGEIIKQIKGTNQELAEIKELLKQQIQEIVFLKNTVMECEACGMRIVDPIEPSCVPNPCHFGVECIMTPSGVKCGPCPEGMTGNGSHCTDVDECALIPCHMGVRCINTSPGFRCGPCPAGYMGPQVQGVGLAYASANKQVCKDINECENSNGGCVANSNCINTPGSFRCGHCKTGFVGDQVKGCKAERACGNGQPNPCHASAECIVHRDGQIECACGVGWAGNGYVCGMDTDIDGFPDEKLECLERNCAKDNCLTVPNSGQEDADNDNIGDACDDDADGDGILNTEDNCVLVPNVNQKNIDQDDYGDACDNCRLVKNNDQKDTDSDGQGDECDDDIDGDGIKNDKDNCKKVPNRDQKDRDGDNVGDACDSCPYVRNPDQMDVDNDLIGDPCDTNKDSDGDGHQDSRDNCPAVINSSQLDTDKDGIGDECDDDDDNDGIPDLLPPGPDNCRLVPNPLQEDLDGDGIGNVCENDFDNDTYSDNIDVCPENSEVTLTDFRTYQTVVLDPEGDAQIDPNWVVLNQGREIVQTMNSDPGLAVGYTAFNGVDFEGTFHVNTETDDDYAGFIFGYQDSSSFYVVMWKQVEQIYWQANPFRAVAEPGIQLKAVKSDTGPGEYLRNSLWHTGDSTNQVKLLWKDSRNVGWKDKTSYRWFLQHRPQEGYIRVRFYEGQKMVADTGIIIDTTMRGGRLGVFCFSQENIIWANLRYRCNDTIPEDFETFRSQQIQLF, from the exons ATGCTGTGGACTCTCCTGTTCAGCTGCAGCTTTTATCTGCACGCCGCTCTGGTTTCTGCTCAAGGAGTATCCAGAG ATGGAGAGATTATCAAACAGATTAAAGGCACAAACCAGGAGCTTGCTGAAATCAAAGAACTGCTGAAACAACAG ATACAGGAAATTGTTTTCCTGAAGAACACAGTTATGGAGTGTGAAGCCTGTG GCATGAGAATAGTAGATCCTATAGAGCCGTCATGTGTTCCCAACCCCTGCCATTTTGGTGTGGAATGCATAATGACTCCCAGCGGTGTGAAGTGTGGTCCGTGTCCGGAGGGCATGACAGGAAATGGATCTCACTGTACAGATGTTGATGAG TGTGCTCTAATTCCATGTCACATGGGGGTGAGATGCATCAACACATCACCTGGTTTTCGCTGTGGCCCCTGTCCTGCTGGGTACATGGGCCCCCAGGTGCAGGGGGTTGGACTTGCCTATGCATCTGCCAATAAACAG GTGTGCAAAGACATTAATGAGTGTGAGAACTCAAATGGAGGCTGTGTGGCGAACTCCAACTGTATCAACACACCA GGCTCTTTTCGCTGTGGCCACTGCAAGACTGGTTTTGTTGGTGATCAGGTGAAAGGCTGCAAAGCTGAGCGGGCCTGTGGTAATGGTCAGCCCAATCCTTGCCATGCCAGTGCAGAATGCATTGTTCATCGTGATGGACAGATTGAATGCGCA TGTGGAGTTGGATGGGCTGGGAATGGATACGTATGTGGAATGGACACTGATATTGATGGCTTCCCTGATGAAAAACTGGAATGCTTGGAAAGAAACTGtgcaaag GACAACTGCCTCACCGTTCCAAACTCTGGCCAAGAGGACGCAGACAATGATAACATCGGTGATGCATGTGATGATGATGCAGATGGAGATGGGATACTAAacacagag GACAACTGTGTGCTCGTCCCCAACGTCAATCAGAAGAACATCGATCAGGATGATTATGGAGATGCTTGTGATAATTGCCGTCTGGTGAAAAACAATGACCAGAAAGACACAGATAGCGATGGTCAGGGTGATGAATGTGATGATGACATTGATGGGGATG gaataaaaaatgataaagatAATTGCAAAAAGGTGCCAAACCGTGACCAGAAAGATAGAGACGGTGATAATGTTGGTGATGCGTGTGACAGCTGTCCCTACGTCCGCAACCCTGATCAG atggatgTGGATAATGACTTGATTGGCGATCCTTGTGACACCAACAAAGACAG TGATGGAGATGGGCATCAGGACTCTCGAGACAACTGTCCTGCAGTTATCAACAGCTCCCAGCTGGACACGGACAAGGATGGCATTGGAGAtgaatgtgatgatgatgatgataacgaTGGCATTCCCGATCTCCTTCCACCCGGTCCGGACAACTGTCGTCTGGTTCCAAACCCACTGCAGGAAGACTTAGATG GTGATGGGATTGGCAACGTTTGTGAGAATGACTTTGACAATGACACATATAGTGACAACATTGACGTTTGTCCTGAGAACAGTGAGGTGACTCTCACTGACTTCAGAACCTATCAAACTGTGGTTCTGGATCCAGAAGGAGATGCGCAGATCGATCCAAACTGGGTGGTGCTCAATCAG GGAAGAGAGATCGTTCAGACCATGAACAGTGATCCTGGACTGGCTGTAG GCTACACAGCATTCAATGGTGTGGACTTTGAAGGGACGTTTCATGTGAATACTGAGACGGATGATGACTATGCAGGCTTTATCTTTGGCTATCAGGACAGCTCGAGCTTCTATGTGGTAATGTGGAAGCAAGTGGAGCAGATATATTGGCAAGCCAATCCTTTCCGAGCTGTAGCTGAGCCTGGCATCCAGCTGAAG GCAGTGAAATCTGACACGGGACCTGGAGAATACCTGCGGAATTCACTCTGGCACACAGGTGACTCGACAAACCAGGTGAAACTCTTGTGGAAAGATTCCAGAAATGTTGGCTGGAAAGACAAGACCTCCTACCGCTGGTTCCTGCAGCACAGACCCCAAGAAGGCTACATCAG GGTACGGTTCTATGAAGGTCAGAAAATGGTAGCAGACACAGGAATCATCATCGACACAACCATGAGAGGAGGCAGACTGGGAGTATTTTGCTTCTCCCAGGAGAACATTATCTGGGCCAACCTGCGCTACAGATGCAATG ATACAATCCCTGAGGACTTCGAGACATTCAGAAGCCAGCAGATCCAGCTTTTTTGA
- the zgc:193807 gene encoding golgin subfamily A member 6-like protein 24, whose amino-acid sequence MHCETFRKLRPQTWVSAQQNIITVSENTTVSSQMQAVKLPTILTPSLGRALRPFPPPQKKVNGSCLSAEEQFLIFGLRCREDKTGEEVRLFIREGHQERPTSGTRPTGARSENCLPPLNVRRAVFQPISEYKAEVLQSGRYKLDTIHKMEILHTWAQLASMEEREMSQVELGAKQDWANYEASFRDSNPLKNEQKAQDSFSKRLKLEEKEKALLRKIYRIQDAIEIEEMHLKEDREREEREEEGSKQSPEDLEKLTWEYVNFMSVNEENDKVLKYYKDEKEKLKMNADRTEEEIRSIALCIEEEKVKKNKVKAEVKMITNIKDVRKMKIWTKTEQLCEELAKVQESYGEQAYSPAYPLMILLQLEEWISDSLDLIENMPAERLCKIQKRICKHYKIREQEQKHIRREALLEERRQRRQERALSNSVKLTGKKLMPRSQPPKKIRKKEKPVETKKTKEDLYAHFVE is encoded by the exons ATGCACTGTGAGACATTTCGCAAGCTCAGGCCCCAAACATGGGTCAGCGCTCAACAGAACATCATTACTGTGAGTGAAAACACCACAGTCTCCAGCCAAATGCAGGCTGTCAAGCTTCCGACTATCCTTACTCCCTCCCTTGGAAGAG CATTGCGTCCATTCCCACCGCCTCAGAAGAAAGTGAACGGATCCTGTCTCAGTGCTGAAGAACAATTTCTGATCTTTGGGCTCCGATGCAGGGAGGACAAAACAGGGGAAGAAGTCAGGTTGTTCATTAGAGAGGGACACCAGGAACGGCCCACCTCAGGAACACGACCAACAGGGGCCCGAAGCGAAAACTGTCTTCCGCCGCTCAACGTGCGGAGGGCAGTGTTTCAACCCATCTCAGAGTACAAAGCTGAGGTTTTACAAAGTGGTCGCTATAAA CTTGATACAATACATAAAATGGAGATCCTGCATACTTGGGCCCAACTCGCTTCTATGGAGGAAAGAGAAATGTCCCAAGTAGAGCTCGGAGCAAAACAAGACTGGGCCAATTATGAAGCCTCTTTCCGTGACTCGAATCCATTGAAAAACGAGCAAAA GGCTCAGGATTCATTTTCAAAAAGGCTAAAATTAGAAGAAAAGGAAAAAGCTCTTCTAAG AAAAATCTACCGTATTCAAGACGCAATTGAAATTGAAGAGATGCATTTGAAGGAAGACCGTGAGCGTGAAGAGCGTGAGGAAGAGGGCAGCAAACAAAGTCCAGAGGACCTTGAAAAATTAACATGGGAGTATGTGAATTTCATGTCCGTAAATGAGGAAAACGACAAGGTACTCAAGTACTACAAGGATGAAAAGGAAAAGCT TAAAATGAATGCAGACCGCACAGAGGAGGAGATACGGAGCATTGCCCTCTGCATTGAAGAAGAAAAGgtgaaaaaaaacaaggttaaagCAGAAGTGAAGATGATAACTAATATCAAGGACGTGAGGAAAATGAAA ATATGGACAAAGACTGAACAGTTGTGTGAGGAGCTTGCGAAGGTCCAAGAGAGCTACGGGGAGCAGGCCTACAGCCCTGCGTATccattgatgatattgctccagtTGGAGGAATGGATTTCTGACTCTCTGGATTTGATTGAAAACATGCCAGCTGAGAGGCTCTGCAAAATACAAAAGCGGATTTGCAAACATTATAAAATCAG GGAGCAGGAACAGAAACACATTAGGCGTGAAGCTTTATTAGAAGAACGCAGGCAGagaagacaggagagagcacTTTCTAATTCAGTGAAACTG ACCGGAAAAAAGCTGATGCCACGTAGCCAGCCTCCAAAGAAgataagaaagaaagagaaaccaGTGGAAACCAAGAAGACGAAGGAGGATTTATATGCTCACTTTGTGGAATAA
- the LOC132126865 gene encoding golgin subfamily A member 6-like protein 4 isoform X2, with protein sequence MNFNVEDHYRSVFKERLLSGIKDLEKDSANMRTSAMLLAEAREENERVNRALQDQEKELQMRRERLRERAEHVKKDKEKLRQYKLDTAKELQENEARRLRAIQKAKEEEAKIKEKEENIKKLMTQYEALQAQKEQLDQRKLLVKVQENSAKMPGKFENTGRHRGCHGAQSIRKEILERQANEKEAEHKKLELMKDIKEQQTRLLHYTKQLQQQQTELDNIHSETHKWELKREELRSTAEREELQYAQIKIRKHFQLVRAISEDRNVMKTPAGGTEENDRQQRLRSKL encoded by the exons atgaatTTCAATGTGGAGGATCACTATCGATCGGTTTTTAAAGAACGACTCTTATC AGGTATAAAGGATTTGGAGAAGGATTCGGCGAATATGAGGACAAGCGCGATGCTGCTGGCGGAGGCGCGCGAGGAGAACGAGAGAGTGAACAGAGCACTGCAAGACCAGGAAAAG GAGTTGCAGATGAGGCGGGAGCGTTTGAGAGAAAGAGCTGAGCATGTGAAAAAAGATAAGGAGAAACTCAGGCAGTACAAACTGGATACGGCTAAGGAGCTGCAG GAAAATGAGGCCAGGCGGTTACGTGCCATACAAAAAGCAAAGGAAGAGGAAGCTAAAATCAAAGAAAAAGAAGAGAACATTAAGAAACTAATGACACAGTATGAAGCCTTGCAGGCGCAAAAGGAGCAACTGGACCAACGTAAACTACTGGTTAAAGTCCAGGAAAACTCTGCAAAGATGCCTGGAAAG TTTGAGAACACTGGCCGACACCGTGGCTGTCATGGCGCACAGTCCATCAGAAAGGAAATTCTAGAAAGACAAGCTAATGAGAAAGAGGCAGAGCACAAAAAGCTGGAACTGATGAAGGACATAAAGGAACAGCAAACTCGTCTCCTGCACTACACCAAACAACTGCAGCAGCAACAGACAGAGCTAGACAACATACACTCAGAAACACACAAATGG GAACTGAAACGAGAGGAATTGCGTTCCACTGCAGAGAGAGAGGAGCTCCAGTACGCTCAGATAAAG atccgGAAACATTTTCAGCTTGTGAGAGCTATATCTGAAGATCGAAATGTGATGAAAACTCCTGCAGGTGGAACTGAAGAGAACGACAGGCAGCAGAGATTAAGATCCAAGCTCTGA
- the LOC132126865 gene encoding golgin subfamily A member 6-like protein 4 isoform X1 — translation MNFNVEDHYRSVFKERLLSGIKDLEKDSANMRTSAMLLAEAREENERVNRALQDQEKELQMRRERLRERAEHVKKDKEKLRQYKLDTAKELQENEARRLRAIQKAKEEEAKIKEKEENIKKLMTQYEALQAQKEQLDQRKLLVKVQENSAKMPGKFENTGRHRGCHGAQSIRKEILERQANEKEAEHKKLELMKDIKEQQTRLLHYTKQLQQQQTELDNIHSETHKWELKREELRSTAEREELQYAQIKVRIRSIYQLIAPYWREPVDIEDPFKQLQLIRKHFQLVRAISEDRNVMKTPAGGTEENDRQQRLRSKL, via the exons atgaatTTCAATGTGGAGGATCACTATCGATCGGTTTTTAAAGAACGACTCTTATC AGGTATAAAGGATTTGGAGAAGGATTCGGCGAATATGAGGACAAGCGCGATGCTGCTGGCGGAGGCGCGCGAGGAGAACGAGAGAGTGAACAGAGCACTGCAAGACCAGGAAAAG GAGTTGCAGATGAGGCGGGAGCGTTTGAGAGAAAGAGCTGAGCATGTGAAAAAAGATAAGGAGAAACTCAGGCAGTACAAACTGGATACGGCTAAGGAGCTGCAG GAAAATGAGGCCAGGCGGTTACGTGCCATACAAAAAGCAAAGGAAGAGGAAGCTAAAATCAAAGAAAAAGAAGAGAACATTAAGAAACTAATGACACAGTATGAAGCCTTGCAGGCGCAAAAGGAGCAACTGGACCAACGTAAACTACTGGTTAAAGTCCAGGAAAACTCTGCAAAGATGCCTGGAAAG TTTGAGAACACTGGCCGACACCGTGGCTGTCATGGCGCACAGTCCATCAGAAAGGAAATTCTAGAAAGACAAGCTAATGAGAAAGAGGCAGAGCACAAAAAGCTGGAACTGATGAAGGACATAAAGGAACAGCAAACTCGTCTCCTGCACTACACCAAACAACTGCAGCAGCAACAGACAGAGCTAGACAACATACACTCAGAAACACACAAATGG GAACTGAAACGAGAGGAATTGCGTTCCACTGCAGAGAGAGAGGAGCTCCAGTACGCTCAGATAAAGGTCAGGATTCGTTCAATTTATCAACTGATCGCACCTTACTGGAGAGAGCCTGTGGATATTGAGGACCCCTTCAAGCAGCTGCAACTG atccgGAAACATTTTCAGCTTGTGAGAGCTATATCTGAAGATCGAAATGTGATGAAAACTCCTGCAGGTGGAACTGAAGAGAACGACAGGCAGCAGAGATTAAGATCCAAGCTCTGA